In Candidatus Poribacteria bacterium, a single genomic region encodes these proteins:
- a CDS encoding phytanoyl-CoA dioxygenase family protein yields MNRTWTPTRPAYTLGFRTMSIEQALPTESLPPNTLNAILADFYQNGVTVIRNVLSREECERIVARVDEIFAEPYFMHKRNVKGNRQDGKDPIVVHRLFECDLMFRDLLVREPIISIAESVLGEHCHCIAQGCILNRKDLGINRFHIDDGVEFPITPEMERHDPKLRMPVLRMSVQIALTDQDNVKYGPSQFVPGSHYSGRQPDDSEHPTFEGKSPVSLLMKAGDLYLLNGQTWHRGAPNQTDRVRYLFHQVYGQRFVAQRFWPYLNYRMPDYVLEGADERLLRVLGKHPEMAYG; encoded by the coding sequence ATGAATAGGACATGGACACCGACCCGTCCAGCCTACACATTAGGATTCAGAACAATGTCAATAGAACAAGCACTTCCCACCGAGTCTCTACCTCCAAACACTTTGAACGCTATCTTGGCGGATTTCTATCAAAACGGTGTAACGGTTATCCGAAACGTTCTCTCACGTGAAGAGTGTGAACGGATAGTCGCGCGTGTTGACGAAATCTTTGCCGAACCTTATTTCATGCATAAGCGAAATGTCAAAGGCAATCGACAAGATGGTAAAGACCCTATCGTGGTTCATCGTCTCTTTGAATGTGACCTCATGTTCCGCGATCTGTTAGTACGCGAACCGATTATTAGCATTGCTGAAAGTGTATTAGGTGAGCACTGTCACTGTATCGCTCAAGGGTGTATCCTCAACCGAAAAGATTTAGGGATCAACCGGTTTCATATTGACGATGGTGTGGAATTTCCGATCACGCCGGAGATGGAACGGCACGATCCAAAATTACGTATGCCTGTGCTTCGTATGTCGGTGCAAATCGCACTGACCGACCAAGATAATGTTAAATACGGTCCATCTCAATTTGTTCCCGGTAGCCATTATTCTGGACGACAACCCGATGATTCGGAACACCCAACCTTTGAAGGCAAATCACCTGTTTCACTCCTCATGAAAGCGGGTGACCTCTACCTACTCAATGGACAGACGTGGCATCGAGGGGCACCAAACCAGACAGATCGCGTCCGTTATCTGTTCCATCAAGTCTACGGGCAACGTTTTGTTGCACAACGGTTCTGGCCCTATCTAAACTACCGTATGCCCGATTACGTCTTGGAAGGGGCGGATGAACGTCTGTTGCGGGTTCTCGGGAAACATCCGGAAATGGCTTACGGATAG
- a CDS encoding carbonic anhydrase family protein, translating to MEREIFKEFKIIYMEFAKLFLGCGLHPITKSLISIMCILICMTSCGKTRNAPSHTEKMEWGYKPENGPDVWAELSPEYILCAAGKHQSPIDLVNPTSVKLPPIPYYYDNPTRMDIRNTGHTIEVAYPEGNWIEVDGVRYQLLQFHFHAPSEHTVAGKPFEMEAHFVHKSEDGNLAVVGLLIEKGSHNFALDPVWVHLPGVPGETQRVENVTEDGSLIVDPRFMFSPNGQVEDISPSYFGSSYRYEGSLTTPPCSENVKWIVLTTPIEMSEAQIAAFKAIIHDNNRPVQPLNGQELLTDVEANE from the coding sequence ATGGAAAGAGAAATTTTTAAAGAATTCAAGATCATTTATATGGAGTTTGCAAAACTATTTTTAGGATGTGGTTTGCATCCTATTACAAAGTCATTGATTAGCATTATGTGTATTCTTATATGTATGACAAGTTGTGGAAAGACAAGGAATGCCCCATCCCACACCGAGAAGATGGAATGGGGTTACAAACCAGAGAATGGACCGGACGTTTGGGCGGAACTCAGTCCAGAATATATCCTCTGTGCCGCAGGGAAACATCAATCACCAATCGATCTGGTCAACCCCACGTCAGTAAAACTTCCTCCCATTCCCTACTATTACGACAATCCAACACGTATGGACATCCGCAACACCGGCCATACGATTGAAGTTGCATACCCAGAAGGGAATTGGATCGAGGTCGATGGTGTGCGGTATCAGTTGCTCCAATTTCATTTCCATGCCCCGAGCGAACATACGGTGGCAGGTAAACCCTTTGAAATGGAGGCGCACTTCGTTCATAAAAGTGAGGATGGCAATTTGGCAGTCGTTGGATTGCTAATCGAGAAAGGTAGCCACAATTTCGCCCTTGACCCTGTCTGGGTACATCTGCCCGGAGTCCCAGGTGAAACGCAACGCGTTGAAAATGTCACCGAGGATGGCAGTTTGATCGTTGACCCTCGTTTTATGTTCTCACCAAATGGTCAGGTAGAAGATATATCCCCGTCGTATTTCGGAAGTTCCTATCGTTACGAGGGTTCACTGACGACTCCCCCCTGTTCAGAAAATGTCAAATGGATCGTGTTGACAACCCCGATCGAGATGTCTGAAGCACAAATCGCGGCATTTAAAGCAATTATCCATGATAACAACCGGCCGGTTCAGCCGTTGAATGGACAAGAACTCCTCACGGATGTTGAGGCAAACGAATAA
- a CDS encoding HAD hydrolase-like protein, giving the protein MKNRLEKPNQKEMTRRMIATIFDIDGTLVESFGFDDACYVSAIREVLGEVYIHSDWSKYKNVTDTGSLRQIMEENKIQEKEQIKEVRTKFGELIRQYLQNGGKCCPKGGAIQLIDKLHTSEDYEVGFATGGWEHTAKMKLQHAGFNLRNTVLTSSDDGDERVTIMKKCLLAVKKSCFHRIVYVGDAEWDMQATKELGWHFIGVGARLKGKCEFWVEDFSCQDTFMKMLYA; this is encoded by the coding sequence ATGAAGAACAGATTAGAGAAACCTAACCAAAAGGAGATGACGCGACGAATGATTGCTACGATATTTGATATCGACGGGACCTTGGTCGAAAGTTTCGGTTTCGATGATGCCTGTTACGTCTCCGCAATAAGAGAAGTTTTGGGTGAAGTTTACATCCACAGTGATTGGAGCAAATACAAAAATGTAACCGACACAGGTAGCTTGCGACAAATCATGGAAGAGAATAAGATTCAGGAAAAGGAGCAAATTAAGGAAGTTCGCACGAAATTCGGCGAATTGATTCGGCAGTATCTTCAAAACGGTGGCAAATGCTGTCCAAAGGGCGGGGCTATTCAGCTGATTGACAAACTTCACACCTCGGAGGACTATGAAGTTGGATTCGCGACAGGGGGATGGGAACATACCGCCAAAATGAAACTCCAGCATGCAGGATTTAACCTGAGAAATACGGTTTTGACTTCGAGTGATGATGGTGACGAGCGTGTAACGATTATGAAAAAATGTTTGCTCGCCGTAAAAAAAAGTTGCTTCCACCGCATCGTATATGTGGGTGATGCCGAATGGGATATGCAGGCGACCAAAGAACTCGGATGGCACTTTATAGGCGTAGGCGCACGGTTAAAGGGAAAATGTGAATTTTGGGTTGAAGATTTCTCGTGTCAGGATACATTTATGAAAATGCTATACGCCTAA
- a CDS encoding phosphotransferase codes for MAPLSIPDTPNDITSQWLTEALCSTGRLPNVVVTSLWIEPIAELTCAGQLARLHLRFSQPQPMLPNTLVAKLHAPDEPLRAKTRPFTPDTCEILFYQELAGETHLHTPHCYYSAMNVTDGKYVRILEDLAPAKAGDQIRGSTAEEAALALRAIAGFHAHWWQSEKLEEFDWLTSSSTDPDSINRWVLDQYQHAFPIFVNKTGTLLTDTAKAFGKQLPERLTNNPQHRRPARTLVHGDFRLENVFFGDSLGKPGFAVIDWQDISHGEGVWDVAWFIGGCLQVTSERQVEERHLLKIYHETLKTNGVSGYTFDACWEDYRRAISRYFVQAVLMVASLNSENDRENRLARAVAERFIAAITDLHLTDG; via the coding sequence ATGGCACCTTTAAGTATCCCCGACACACCTAACGATATTACATCTCAATGGCTCACTGAAGCCTTATGTTCAACAGGAAGACTCCCGAATGTCGTTGTAACATCGCTTTGGATTGAGCCAATTGCGGAGTTGACTTGTGCTGGACAGTTAGCACGTTTGCATCTTAGGTTTAGTCAACCTCAACCAATGCTTCCAAACACACTGGTTGCCAAACTACATGCCCCTGATGAACCCCTTCGGGCAAAAACGCGTCCATTTACGCCGGATACGTGTGAAATTTTGTTTTATCAGGAACTTGCCGGAGAGACACACCTTCACACCCCGCATTGTTATTACAGTGCTATGAATGTCACCGATGGGAAGTATGTTAGGATCCTTGAAGACCTTGCCCCTGCGAAAGCCGGAGATCAAATAAGAGGTAGTACAGCGGAAGAAGCAGCCCTTGCCCTCCGTGCAATTGCCGGTTTTCATGCCCACTGGTGGCAGAGCGAAAAGCTTGAAGAGTTTGATTGGTTAACCAGTTCATCAACGGATCCTGATTCCATTAACCGTTGGGTTCTGGATCAATATCAACACGCATTTCCTATCTTCGTTAACAAAACAGGAACTCTGTTGACGGATACAGCTAAGGCGTTTGGAAAACAATTACCTGAGCGGTTAACAAATAATCCTCAACACAGAAGACCCGCACGAACCCTGGTTCATGGTGATTTTCGCTTGGAGAATGTGTTTTTTGGTGATTCTCTTGGAAAGCCGGGTTTCGCCGTGATTGACTGGCAAGATATATCACACGGCGAGGGAGTTTGGGATGTCGCATGGTTTATCGGCGGGTGCTTACAAGTTACATCAGAACGGCAAGTGGAGGAACGGCACCTTTTAAAAATCTACCATGAGACCCTGAAGACAAATGGAGTTAGCGGATACACCTTCGATGCGTGTTGGGAGGACTATCGGCGCGCTATATCGCGTTATTTTGTCCAAGCGGTACTTATGGTAGCCTCGTTAAATTCAGAAAATGATCGAGAAAACAGACTCGCACGAGCAGTCGCTGAACGATTCATCGCGGCAATCACAGATTTGCATTTAACCGATGGATGA
- a CDS encoding GNAT family N-acetyltransferase, translated as MTVRMQTPTELSDGTIAIRTYQPQDVHLYFEAARESIAEISRHLPWLHQEYSIEETRMWIEKTVPKLWKQQSEYHFVITEAATGSVLGACGLDQVNWVDQTANLGYWVRTSRTRQGIATAASKLLVRFGFEKLQLKRIDVVTSIKNAPSVRVAEKLNPSKKKSMKDSSSTKEGVSDTIVFSLFSHDTS; from the coding sequence ATGACAGTTCGTATGCAGACGCCAACAGAACTTAGCGATGGAACAATCGCGATTCGCACCTATCAACCCCAGGACGTTCATCTCTATTTTGAGGCTGCGCGGGAGTCAATTGCAGAGATATCGCGTCATCTGCCGTGGCTTCATCAAGAGTACTCAATCGAAGAAACACGAATGTGGATTGAAAAAACAGTCCCAAAACTCTGGAAACAACAGAGTGAATATCACTTTGTCATTACTGAGGCGGCAACCGGTAGCGTTCTGGGCGCGTGTGGTTTGGACCAAGTCAATTGGGTCGACCAAACAGCGAACCTCGGATATTGGGTGAGAACGTCTCGAACACGACAAGGCATTGCAACTGCTGCCTCTAAACTTCTCGTTCGCTTTGGATTTGAGAAACTCCAACTCAAACGCATTGATGTGGTGACTTCAATTAAAAATGCCCCGAGTGTACGAGTCGCTGAAAAACTTAACCCCTCTAAGAAGAAAAGCATGAAAGACAGTTCTTCGACCAAAGAAGGTGTTTCGGATACCATCGTCTTTTCGCTCTTCTCACACGATACGTCTTAA
- a CDS encoding VOC family protein: MDVLGIDFTFFAVSDMQKSIAFYRDVLGIPLACLVHEGTWAEFEINPGTLVLGQGDRFTQPGGGMVALAVDDAKAAVEELEQAGIHTLSPLGESAVCFWAIIEDPDGNRVIIHQRKDKTVG; this comes from the coding sequence ATGGATGTACTGGGGATTGACTTTACTTTCTTTGCAGTGAGCGATATGCAGAAATCGATTGCTTTTTATCGTGATGTGCTTGGGATTCCACTGGCATGTTTGGTGCACGAAGGGACATGGGCAGAATTTGAGATAAATCCTGGCACGTTGGTATTAGGACAGGGCGATCGTTTTACACAACCCGGTGGAGGGATGGTTGCGCTTGCTGTTGATGACGCGAAAGCTGCTGTAGAAGAATTAGAACAAGCAGGAATCCATACCCTTTCACCTTTAGGTGAATCCGCTGTATGTTTTTGGGCGATTATCGAAGATCCCGATGGCAATCGTGTCATTATACATCAACGAAAGGATAAAACAGTCGGTTGA
- a CDS encoding autotransporter outer membrane beta-barrel domain-containing protein has product MFISLNVNTIAESNRFSVSGYGVINYSHFDWELDPDRRAAIDVERFVIAPKYRINDTMRLESEIEIEHGGTGSTMEFDKFEEFGEFETEIEKGGEVIVEKLAVVFSFQPSFNLRVGHIIVPVGLVAKRHRPQHYFTTTRPEAAAHLIPTIWHETGVEIFGSLGSLNYQAQIVNGLDSTGFSSRHWIVRGHQLRFETVNAEAPAFVGRLDYAFHENATVGISGYYGDTAANRPKPDVDFDAHVGIVSLHGFYEMNSVKVRGLFLWGMLENADRLSKVNRTLSNNLNVKRTPIGSSALGWYIEAGYDILSFFRGPNNSTEHQDLKDTPSDKALDVFARYDYYDTMASVEGIIFDNPRWERTTWTFGINYHVHPQLVFKSHYSLRRLATKEKNRENTFALGLGFQY; this is encoded by the coding sequence ATGTTTATTTCACTAAATGTTAACACTATTGCTGAATCGAATCGGTTCTCAGTCTCCGGATACGGCGTAATTAACTACTCCCATTTCGATTGGGAACTTGACCCAGATAGACGCGCTGCTATTGACGTGGAACGCTTCGTCATTGCGCCGAAATATCGTATCAATGATACCATGCGACTCGAATCGGAAATTGAGATTGAGCATGGCGGCACCGGTAGCACAATGGAATTCGACAAATTTGAAGAGTTTGGGGAATTTGAGACAGAAATCGAAAAAGGCGGCGAAGTTATTGTTGAAAAACTTGCCGTTGTCTTCTCTTTTCAACCCTCCTTTAACCTCCGCGTTGGACACATTATTGTTCCGGTAGGACTCGTTGCGAAACGGCATCGACCCCAACACTATTTTACGACGACGCGTCCCGAAGCGGCGGCACACCTCATTCCGACTATTTGGCATGAAACCGGTGTTGAAATCTTCGGATCGCTTGGCTCATTGAACTATCAAGCACAAATTGTCAATGGACTGGATTCAACGGGTTTCAGTTCTCGGCATTGGATCGTTCGCGGACACCAACTTCGGTTTGAAACTGTGAACGCTGAGGCCCCGGCATTTGTCGGACGCCTCGATTATGCGTTCCATGAAAACGCGACCGTCGGTATTTCCGGCTACTACGGAGACACCGCAGCGAACCGACCAAAACCTGATGTAGATTTCGATGCACACGTCGGGATTGTAAGCCTTCACGGATTTTACGAAATGAATTCTGTGAAAGTCCGAGGGTTATTCCTATGGGGAATGCTCGAAAATGCGGATCGGTTGTCTAAAGTCAATCGGACTCTTTCTAATAATCTTAATGTAAAGCGGACACCGATAGGGAGTTCAGCTTTAGGTTGGTACATTGAGGCAGGTTACGATATCTTATCATTTTTCAGAGGACCTAACAACAGCACGGAACATCAAGACCTGAAGGATACTCCTTCAGACAAGGCTTTAGATGTCTTCGCGCGTTACGACTATTACGATACGATGGCGAGTGTTGAAGGTATTATCTTCGACAATCCGCGGTGGGAAAGAACCACGTGGACTTTTGGGATTAACTACCACGTCCATCCTCAACTCGTTTTCAAGAGCCATTACTCACTGCGGCGGTTAGCGACAAAGGAGAAAAACAGGGAAAATACCTTTGCGCTCGGTCTCGGTTTTCAATATTAA
- a CDS encoding c-type cytochrome: MKHLQSSFYLILLALIPLSACDSESPVAVESTPVFSTSELSGGDTTIFDASSHAFSIPAPNLSASAFEKHLEGDVEFEAVFVTAPAVVNPGLGPIYNNVSCINCHSRDGRGRPPDPDEGLVSLLFRLSLPKAEDAIDGKPPIPVPGFGTQLNNRAIVKASPEGKVKIDYTEQTLTTVDGTRVHLRYPNYTVTETYQPLPENVEVSPRVAPVVFGLGLLEAIPEETILAYADEVDVDGDGISGKPNYVWDVVEKRYALGRFGWKANQPTLIQQVAAAYHDDMGVTTSLFSTENSAGQSQLTEHGVTPEVRDEILEVVTFYVQTLAVPARRNVDNPQVKQGEQLFAKAQCASCHVPTLRTGVLAGVPSVSNQTIHPYTDLLLHDMGPDLADNRPDFHASGREWRTPPLWGIGLVRRVNGHTNFLHDGRARDLMEAILWHGGEAEVSRQAVEQMSKSERDALIAFLESL; the protein is encoded by the coding sequence ATGAAACATCTTCAAAGTTCATTCTATTTAATTCTTTTGGCGTTAATCCCGTTGAGTGCTTGTGATTCCGAGTCACCCGTGGCGGTAGAATCAACACCCGTATTTTCGACCAGCGAACTTTCCGGGGGCGACACAACAATTTTCGATGCGTCAAGCCATGCGTTCTCAATTCCTGCTCCCAATCTTTCGGCATCAGCATTTGAAAAGCATCTGGAGGGTGATGTTGAATTTGAAGCCGTTTTTGTAACAGCTCCTGCAGTGGTGAACCCCGGACTCGGACCCATCTATAACAACGTTTCGTGTATCAATTGTCATTCTCGTGACGGTCGCGGGCGACCACCGGATCCTGATGAGGGGCTTGTGTCCCTACTGTTCAGGCTCAGTCTTCCGAAGGCAGAGGATGCGATAGATGGAAAACCACCGATTCCGGTGCCGGGCTTCGGGACGCAACTCAACAACCGTGCTATTGTCAAGGCGAGTCCAGAAGGTAAAGTCAAAATTGACTACACTGAGCAGACGCTGACGACGGTAGATGGAACGCGCGTACATCTGCGCTACCCGAACTATACTGTCACGGAAACCTATCAGCCACTGCCAGAAAATGTCGAAGTATCTCCACGCGTCGCACCCGTTGTCTTTGGACTGGGTCTGTTGGAAGCGATCCCTGAAGAAACCATCCTTGCTTATGCAGATGAAGTCGATGTCGATGGAGACGGTATCTCAGGCAAACCGAATTATGTGTGGGATGTTGTTGAGAAGCGTTACGCGCTCGGACGTTTCGGATGGAAAGCGAACCAACCGACACTTATCCAGCAGGTCGCGGCGGCGTATCACGACGATATGGGTGTAACGACCTCACTGTTCTCAACCGAAAACTCGGCAGGGCAATCGCAACTCACTGAACATGGTGTAACGCCAGAAGTTAGAGACGAGATTTTAGAGGTGGTGACGTTCTACGTTCAGACGTTGGCGGTCCCAGCGCGACGCAACGTAGATAATCCGCAAGTTAAGCAGGGTGAGCAACTTTTTGCGAAAGCCCAATGCGCCAGTTGTCATGTGCCGACATTAAGAACCGGTGTCTTAGCAGGTGTGCCTTCAGTGAGCAACCAAACGATCCATCCGTACACGGATTTGCTGTTGCACGACATGGGACCCGATTTAGCGGACAATCGTCCCGATTTCCATGCCAGCGGTCGCGAATGGCGGACGCCACCGCTGTGGGGTATCGGTTTAGTGAGAAGGGTTAACGGTCATACCAACTTCCTCCATGATGGGAGGGCGCGGGACTTAATGGAAGCGATTCTCTGGCACGGTGGGGAAGCGGAAGTATCACGGCAAGCCGTTGAACAGATGTCAAAATCAGAACGCGATGCGCTCATTGCGTTTTTAGAATCGCTGTAG
- a CDS encoding rubrerythrin encodes MNQVTNDAIIKELTRAYWLEVEATINYLAISVDLDGIRAEEIKKSLATDIQTEITHAQELAARIKEIDGRVPGSFAFKPEQASLQPPEDSTDVVAVIHGVIEAENSAIEQYNKIIRLCDGIDYVTQDLCIKLLADEEKHRREFRGFLKEYENGSE; translated from the coding sequence ATGAATCAAGTAACAAACGACGCAATTATCAAAGAACTGACTCGCGCCTATTGGCTTGAGGTAGAGGCAACTATCAACTATCTCGCTATTTCTGTGGATTTGGATGGCATTCGTGCAGAAGAGATTAAGAAATCTCTGGCAACAGATATCCAAACAGAAATTACACACGCACAGGAACTTGCCGCCCGTATCAAAGAGATCGACGGACGAGTCCCGGGTTCGTTTGCCTTCAAACCCGAACAGGCCTCGCTTCAACCCCCAGAAGATTCAACGGACGTTGTGGCAGTGATCCATGGTGTCATCGAAGCCGAAAATTCCGCAATCGAGCAATACAATAAGATTATTCGCTTGTGCGATGGGATAGATTACGTCACGCAAGACCTCTGCATCAAACTCCTCGCCGATGAGGAGAAGCACCGTCGGGAGTTCAGAGGCTTTCTCAAGGAATACGAGAATGGGAGCGAGTAA